Proteins encoded together in one Etheostoma cragini isolate CJK2018 chromosome 11, CSU_Ecrag_1.0, whole genome shotgun sequence window:
- the fgf9 gene encoding fibroblast growth factor 4A codes for MCFTMNVSLLLLPGFQLLLMFSVVAKKQEPVLSREDQGTRLRDLWKLHMRDTLLKGKSSCPPPIREGGKQLLLYCRVGIGYHLQILPSGSIGGVHKPTEHCWLKVFAMKHGVVGIRGVKSGLYLCMSGEGLAYGTEYFSDDCLLKENLEENHYTTYSSLSHPGIYLALSHKGELKKGNTVGRHQSYTHFLPRRTP; via the exons ATGTGTTTCACTATGAATGTTtccttgctgctgctgcctggctTCCAGCTGCTCCTGATGTTCAGTGTGGTAGCAAAGAAACAAGAACCAGTGCTCTCCCGTGAGGACCAGGGCACCCGCCTCCGAGACCTCTGGAAGCTGCACATGAGGGACACCCTGCTGAAAGGAAAAA GTTCATGTCCTCCTCCAATCAGAGAAGGGGGCAAACAGCTGTTGCTCTACTGCCGTGTTGGGATTGGCTACCATCTCCAGATCCTACCCAGTGGCTCTATAGGAGGCGTCCACAAGCCCACTGAGCATT GTTGGCTGAAGGTGTTTGCTATGAAACATGGAGTGGTGGGAATCAGAGGAGTCAAGAGTGGCTTGTACCTCTGTATGAGTGGAGAAGGACTGGCATATGGAACG GAGTATTTTTCTGACGATTGCCTGTTAAAGGAGAACCTGGAGGAGAATCATTACACCACCTATTCCTCCCTGTCTCACCCAGGCATCTATCTGGCTCTTTCCCACAAGGGAGAGCTCAAAAAGGGCAACACTGTGGGCCGCCACCAGTCCTACACCCACTTTCTACCTCGGAGGACACCATGA